In Sulfitobacter sp. W027, a single window of DNA contains:
- a CDS encoding precorrin-6A/cobalt-precorrin-6A reductase, with protein sequence MTAPNRPSLNLLLLAGTAEARQLGVALAEAGHRVTAWLTEPPRGSNPMPMAFEMRAPEDANALRRDMAGFDAVLDLSHGFDAVLSHAGFAAATALSKPFVSFTRPGWALDDPQLQSASDVPAAAQAVPPGARVFAATGWASLPQFLPFQGARLMLRQTSRHDRPAPYAFVDLIFGDPPFTVASETALFRDLGVDLLICRNLGGDASRPKVDAALALGLPVVLIEKPRLPEGAHCLSDLHAMMDWVARL encoded by the coding sequence ATGACCGCCCCAAACCGCCCTTCGCTGAACCTTCTTCTGCTCGCTGGCACTGCCGAGGCGCGGCAGCTTGGCGTCGCCTTGGCTGAGGCCGGGCACAGGGTCACCGCGTGGCTGACGGAACCGCCGCGCGGCAGCAATCCGATGCCGATGGCGTTTGAGATGCGCGCCCCTGAAGACGCTAATGCCCTGCGGCGCGACATGGCAGGTTTTGATGCGGTGCTCGACCTCAGCCATGGGTTCGACGCGGTCTTGAGCCACGCAGGCTTTGCCGCCGCCACGGCTTTAAGCAAGCCCTTTGTCAGCTTCACGCGCCCCGGCTGGGCTTTGGATGATCCGCAGTTGCAATCGGCGAGCGATGTGCCCGCCGCCGCCCAGGCCGTGCCACCCGGTGCCCGCGTCTTTGCCGCCACCGGTTGGGCCAGCCTGCCGCAGTTCCTGCCCTTTCAGGGCGCGCGCCTTATGCTGCGCCAAACAAGCCGCCATGACCGGCCTGCGCCCTATGCTTTCGTCGATCTGATCTTTGGCGATCCGCCCTTTACAGTCGCAAGTGAAACCGCGTTGTTTCGTGACCTCGGCGTCGATCTTCTGATCTGCCGCAACCTTGGCGGAGACGCCAGCCGCCCGAAAGTGGACGCCGCACTTGCTCTTGGCCTGCCGGTGGTCCTCATCGAAAAGCCGCGCTTGCCGGAAGGGGCGCACTGCCTGAGCGATCTTCACGCGATGATGGACTGGGTGGCCCGACTTTGA